In Candidatus Paceibacterota bacterium, the sequence GCCGATAGCATAAGTAAGCAACGAAGATACGATAATGATTATACCCATTATCAGGAAAAGAAACTGGGGGCATTGCCAAACAGATAAGCTATATTTCCTGCATTGCTTAATAATATTCAGTTGTTCAAGAATTTTTTTACCAATCATTATTATATTAGTATACCACACTAGAAAATTGACCAAAAGACTAAGTTCTACTAGAATGGGAATGAACGGGACATAGTGTAACGGTAGCACGAATCCTTCTTGCCCCGTTAGAAATAACGGAGAGTAGTGTAATGGTAGCACGAGTCCTTTGGGAGGATTTAGTTCGGGTTCGAATCCCGCCTCTCCGAAAGAATTTCTAACGGGGTGAAGGAGGATTTAGTTCCAGTTCAAATCTGGATGCCCCGACTTATCGAACTTTGCGGGTGTCGTATAGTGGATATTACCCGGCCCTTCCAAGGCCGTGACGAGGGTTCGATTCCCTTCACCCGCTCCATTGCAAAAACGGCCCGAAAGCCGTTTTTGTTTAGATGTTAATTGTCTATTTTGCGTGTTCTACCACTCTGGTTTCCCTGATAACGGTCACTTTGATTTCGCCAGGATACCTCAATTCTTCCTGTATCTGCTGGGCAATGTCTTTGGCTAAGGTTTTTGCTTTCAAATCATCCACCTCTTCCGGCTTGACGAACACTCTGATTTCCCGGCCAGCCTGCAAAGCCCAGGCCTTTTCCACTCCCTGAAAATTCAAAGCGATTTTTTCCAATTCTCCCAGTCTTTTCAAATAATTCTCCAAAGTGTCTTTTCTGGCTCCTGGCCTGGCGCCTGATATCTGGTCAGCTGTCTGGACTATTATTGATTCAAGAGTTTCGTAAGGATAATCTTCGTGATGGGATTTCATAGCTGAAACCACTTCTTTTTCAACTCCGAATTTCTCCAAAATCTTAATGCCGATATCAACGTGAGAGCCTTCAATTTGGTGGTCAACTGCCTTACCAATGTCATGTAAAAGCCCTGCTTTCTTGCAGACTCGAGAATCAGCGCCGATTTCAGAAGCTAAAGTGCCAGCCAAATGACTGACCTCAATAGAGTGTAAAAGGGCATTCTGGCCGAAACTTGTTCTGAATTTCAATCTTCCCAGCAATTGAACTATTTTCTGGTCAAGTCCGATCACTCCCGTGTCGTAAATCGCTGTTTCTCCAGCTTCTTTAATCTGTTTGCCAATATCTGCTTCGGCAGACTGAACCTGCTCTTCAATTTTGGCTGGCTGTATCCTGCCGTCTTTGATCAGTCTTTCTAAGGCAATTTTGGCAATCTGCCTGCGTACAGGATCAAACCCGGAAATAACCACTGATTCTGGCGCTTCGTCAACAATAATCTCAACCCCTGTCAGCTTTTCTAAAGTTCTAATATTCCTGCCTTCTTTACCGATAATCCTTCCTTTGATTTCTTCTGAAGGCAAGCTTATGGAAGTGGTGGTAATTTCCTGCGCCTGGCTTAGGGCGCACTTTTGAATGGCGATGGTCAAAAATTCTTTTGCTTTTTCTTCGTACTTTTCCCATCCTTCTTTTTCCAGTTTTCTTATCTTTTCCAAAGCTTCCTGTTGGTATTCTTTTTCCAGGTTCTGGAGCAATTCTTTTTTCGCTTCTTCCATGGAAACTTTGGAAATTCTTTCTAAATTTTCTATAGCTTCCTGCCTAAGTTTTTCCAAACTTTCCTTAATAGTTCTTAATTTCTCAACTTTTTCTTGGAATTCTTTTTTGTCCCTTTCAAGGATGGAGATCTTCTGGTCTAAAATATTCTCCCTCTTTAATAAAAGACGCTCGGTTTTTAAAACCTCGTAGCGCCTATCATCTGTTTCTTTTTTGGCAGATTCTAAAAGTTGTTTTGCTTTCTCTTCCGTTTCAGCAAGAACTGTTTCGCTTTCTTGCTTGGCTTTGAGAACTTTCTTTTGAAGTTTCGCTTCTAAAGTGCCTGCTTGTTTCTTGGCGATTGATTGGCGGGCATAGTAACCCAAAACCGATCCCAGGGTCAAAACAAATATGCCCACTAAAAGTAGGGTAAATTGATTCATGATTCAAGTTGAAATATTGGTAATTCACCAAAGTTCAAAGTTAAGCTAATAATACGTTTTGATGTTAGCAGGTTTCCTTTATCTTGTCAAAACTAAAAGCCAGGCCCCTGGCCCGGCAGAAAATCTTCGAATAAAACAGTTTTTAGTGGCAAGGATAACTAAACCAGCCTTGCTCTAAACCAGTCCATTCGCTTACGCCAATTACTAGGAAAAAAGAATTGATTAATAACCAGGCGCCGTAAACTATGACTAGGCCGAAAATCACGGAAGTTAAAACGCTTTTTGCTTTGGTTAACCCACCAGTATCTCCGGCAGAAAAGAAAAACATCACTCCACCGATAACCAGCATTAAAGCAGCAAGGGGTGGCACAAGAGTTATCATGACGAAATCAACAATTTTATCGAACATCAGGAAAATATCGCAAAGCTTGCACGCCTCTTGACCCGGCCCTCCGCAAGGAACAAGTCCTTCTGATTGAGCCCGTGCTGCGACAAAAGACAGGAATAGACCGAAAAAAACCAATAATATTGTTAATCTTTTTTTCATTGTTTTAAACAATTAATTTTTAGGCTTGATAACTTTGTCAATCAAGCCGTATTCTTTTGCCTCTTCGGCTGATAAATAAAAATCTCTGTCAGTGTCTTTTTCAATCTTCCCTAAAGGCTGGCCCGTATGCTTAGCCAGAATATTGTTTAGTTTCTCTTTAATCTTAATAATTTGCTTGGCAGTAATTTCTATTTCCACTGCTCCGCCGCTTACGCCGCCTGCTACCTGATGCAGCAAAACCTGGGAATTAGGAAGGGCAAAGCGCTTGCCCTTTTCTCCAGCTGCCAACAAGGTTGCTCCCATGGAAGCAGCCAAACCAATGCAAACCGTAGAAATATCAGGTTTTACGTATTGCATGGTATCGTAAACAGCCATGCCAGCAGTTACCGATCCCCCCGGCGTATTAATGTAAAGCTTAATGTCTTTTTCAGGGTCTTTTGAAGCCAAAAAAAGCATCTGGGCAATAGTTGAATTGGCCAGATGGTCGGTAACAGGGCCTACCAAAAATATGATTCTGTCTTTTAAAAGCCTGGAATATATGTCGTAAGCCCTTTCCCCGTATTGGGTTTTTTCTATTACTGTTGGTATTAAATTCATATACTTAATTATATTATTTTAAAATTTTTAGTCAAACTTAAAAAATAGCTTGCTTTTTGTTTTTAGCCATGTAAGATTTAAAATTAGCATTCCCAAGAAAGGAGGTGATAATATTTGGGAAATTTAAAAAAGTTCACAGCTCTCTCTGTCGAGAAAAAGCTTCTGATTATTTTTGTTATTGTTTGTCTTGCTTTGCCTTTTAGCTTTTCCCGTTCTCCCATAGAAATACTTTCTCATTCTCTCCCTTTATTTGTATATTTCCAGGGAACAGTAAGCTACTGGCTTATTAGCGGCAAACCTCTCTGGCAGGCCAGCCTTGCTTGTTATGGTATAAGCACGGTTCAGCTATTTTGTATTTATTTCGGAACTTTTGGCATAATGATCTTTCTGAAAAAAACACTAAACTGGCTGAAAAAACAATTAGAAAAAGGACTAGTTCTCCCTTTTTCAAAAAATCAGATGCTAATTTTGAAAAAAAGAACTGGATACCAAGCTTTAAATTCGTTTGCCAACGATAAAAAGCAAAAGTTTACTGTATGGCTAGGAGAACAAAACACTTGGATCATATTATTGTTCCTACTCCTTCCTTTGCCCGTAACTGACATCATCGCTGCTGCCGCTCTGGGAGTAAAAGGATTGAAATACGGCCACTGGTATTTGGCAGCAGTAAACCTACCTCACATATTCCTGATTGTTTATCTGCTAAGCCTGGGAATAAACCTCTTCTTTTTTTAGGCGCCTCTTTCTCTGATTGAGGCGCTTTATACTAGGAAAACAACAATTAATAGAGCAACGATGTTGAGAACTTTAATCATCGGGTTTATGGCCGGACCAGCAGTATCCTTGTAAGGGTCGCCAACCGTATCTCCGGTTACCGCTGACTGGTGGGCAAAGCTTCCTTTTCCTCCGAAGTTTCCTTCTTCAATATACTTTTTTGCATTATCCCAGGCAGCTCCTCCCGAAGTCATTGAAATGGCTAAAAATATTCCGACAATAATTGAACCAATCAATAATCCGCCTAAAGCTTCAGGCCCCAAAATGAAACCAACTAGAATCGGAAAAACAACGGGCAAAAGAGCAGGCACTATCATTTCTTTCAAAGCAGCTTTGGTTACGATATCAACGCATCTTGAGTAATCAGGTCTGGCTTTCCCTTCCATCAATCCTTTTATCTCTTTGAATTGCCTTCTTACTTCTTCAACCACTTTGCCAGCTGCCCTGCCGACAGCTGTCATCGATAAAGAAGCAAAATAATAGGCGACCACTCCGCCGAGAAAAAGACCGGCTAAAACTTTTGGGTCATCCAATAAAAACTGGACCTTTCTTCCCATATCCAATAATTCCTGAGTATAAACCGAAAAAAGTACCAAAGCAGCTAAGCCGGCAGAAGCAATGGCATAGGCTTTGGTTACTGCTTTTGTCGTGTTGCCGACAGCATCCAAAGCATCGGTAGTTTTTCTGTTTTTTTCAGGGAGATCTGCCATTTCTGAAATGCCTGCTGCATTGTCAGTTATCGGACCGTAAGCGTCCAGAGCAATAATCAATCCTGTCAAAGAAAGCATGGCCACAGCAGCAATAGCCAAACCGTACGTTCCGCCGAGAGCAAAGCTGATAAGAATGCCCGCAGCAATAATAATAACTGGCAGAACGGTTGATTTCATTCCTATTGCCAAACCAATGATAATATTAGGGCCATGGCCTGATTGGGAAGCTGAAGCTATTGATTTAACGGGAGAATATTTTTTTGAAGTGAAAAATTCAGTGATTACGAACATGAAAGCAGCAATCAAAAGACCAATTAAAGCTGGCAAGTAAAGATTAGCTACCGGTATTTTCAAACTTTTGCTGAACTGGAAAATGGCTGGCAAAAAACCAATGGCTGATAAAAAGCCTGCCGCCATCAATCCTTTGTAAAAAGCTGGCATAATGCTCTGGTCTTTGCCCAACCTGACAAAAAAAGTTGCAATAATAGAAGCTAGAGTTGCGATTGACCCCAAAAGCAAAGGAAGTATGATCGCTTCTGGCAAACTCGGGAAAAACAATCCTCCCAAAACCATGGCTGCCACAATTGTTATTACATACGTTTCAAAAAGGTCAGCTGCCATTCCTGCACAGTCTCCAACATTGTCGCCAACCAGATCAGCGATAACTGCCGGATTCCTCGGATCGTCTTCTGGAATTCCTTTTTCCACCTTGCCAACCAGATCAGCGCCCACATCCGCTGCTTTTGTGTAAATTCCACCCCCCAGCCTGGCAAAAACGGAAATCAAGCTTGCGCCAAATCCTAAAGCGATTAAAGATTTCAAATCCTGGGTCAAAAGATAAAAACCGGAAACAGAAAGCAAACCCAAGCCAGCAACCAAGAATCCTGTTACTGAACCTCCTTTGAAAGCTAAACTTAAAGCTGATTTTAATCCGCCTTTGGCTGCTTCAGCCACTTTAACGTTGGCTTTGGTCGAAACAACCATACCGAGATATCCCGCTAGACCAGAAGCTAAGGCGCCGATCAAAAAGCCGATTGCTATTTTAAAACCTAAAGCTATCAAAAGAATGAAAAATATAATAACAGCCACAACCGCGCAGGTCTTGTGCTGCCTTTTTAAAAAAGCCATGGCTCCCTCTTTGATCGCCTGGGAAATTTCAATCATCTTGCCAGAGCCAGAAGAAGCCTTATTTATTTCTTTAATCAGAAAGTAAGCGAAAACTAAAGAGAAAACGGAAACGATTATTGGAATGAATATCATAAATGTAAGATTATTGATTATTATTTTTTAACCTTTTTGGTCTCTTTCTTTTTTGGTTTCTTTGTTTCTTTTTTCTCTTTTGGTTCCTCTTCTTTCTTTTCTTCTTTTTTTTCTTCTCCGGCATAGCCCTCTGCTTTAACGTCTATTTTCCAACCAGTTAGCTTAGCTGCTAATCTTACGTTTTGTCCGTCTTTGCCGATAGCCAAGGACAACTGGTCTTCAGGAACAATAACTATGGCTTTGCTTTTCGGCATTATCTTCACTTCCAGGACTTTGGCCGGAGAAAGGGAATTGGCAATGTATTTTTCCGAGTCTGGCGAGTACTCGATAATATCGATCTTTTCTCCTCCCAATTCATTAATTACCGCCATAACCCTTGTTCCTTTCTGACCAACCATGGAACCTATCGGGTCTATTCCTTCGGTTTCGGAACTGACAGCTATCTTTGAACGAAAACCCGCTTCTCTGGCAATTGACTTTATCTGGACCTGGCCTGAAGAAACTTCCGGAGCTTCAAGTTCAAAAAGCTTTGAAATTAATTTAGGATAAGCTCTTGATAAAAGTATGACAGGACCCCTGGGCGTTTCTTCAACTTTTAAAAGAAAAACTTTAAGGCGCTGTCCGGGCCTGTAGAATTCCCCTGGCACCTGCTCTTCCCTGGGCAAGATTCCCAAGGTTTTGCCGATATCCATAAAAACATTCCTTCCTTCGATTCTCTGGACAATGCCTGAAACTATTTCTCCTTCTTTTGATTTGTATTCCGTAAAAATGCTTTCTTTTTCAGCTTCCCTTATCTTTTGCAAGATAACCTGTTTTGCGGTTTGGGCGGCGATCCTGCCGTAATCCTTTTTTTCTTCCAAATCAGTTTCCAGCTCTTCGCCAACTTTTATTTTAGAATTTATCTTTTTGGCTTCTTCGAACATAATGTGCTTTTCCAAATTAAAGCGGATCTTTTTATCTTCTGCTTCGGATATTAATCCTTCTTCTTTGCGCCTCGTCGGCGCATCCGCTGAAGAGGCGGACATTTTCTCCAATTCTTCTTCCGAATAAATCATTTTCTTGTCTACGACTATCTTTACTTGTTTAAACTGAACGTCGCCTGATTCCGGATCAAGTTTGGCTTTGATTATCTGGCCCTTTTTCCCGTAGTCTTTTTTATAGGCTGCGGCAATGGCTACCTCAATGGTTTCCAAAACCTTTTCAGGCGAGATGCTTTTTTCTTCGGCGATCTGGGCGATGGCCGACATGAAATTTTTAATGTCAAACATGGAGTTTTTATGAAATAAAAACGAACATGAAAAAGAGGATTTATCCTCTTTGACTATATGCTTTTAAAAAGTGCCCGCAACTTTTGCGGACTAATTAAATGATAGCAAAACAAAACAAACCGTCAATAGGGAAAATATCAAATGTGGACCCGGGCGGATTTGAACCGCCGACTTCCGCGATGCGAACGCGGCGTTCTACCACTGAACTACAGGCCCAGCTTTCGGGGTGCTGGGAATTGAACCCAGACCGCAGAGTCCCGAACCCTGTATACTGCCGTTATACTACACCCCGTCTAATTTAAGTAACCCAGTATTTTTTCTTTGTCATTTCGTCTCTCTTGGTCTCTATTTTTTCTCTTTCTGCTTTTGCTTTTGAAGAAAAAGAGATAATTTCCTTTTCCGATAATTCACCTAACTTTTTAATCTCTTTTTCCAGAAATTCTTTTTTGTTCTTTTCAGGATCAGCTAAAACGTAACTTAATAAAATATCCAGTATCTGGCCTACTTTCGGCCCTGATTTGATATCCAAAACCTTCATCACGTCTTTTCCGTTGGCCTTCAGCATTTTAGCTGAAATCGGATCCTGGGAAACCTTGTCAATTATATATTTCAAATGCCTTAATTTGTAAGGTTCAGCCTTGGGAACGCCAGAGCCTATCCTGTCTGCCATTCTCACCTGTAAGAGCTCTTCCATGTTTTCCGGACCTGCTTCGCGGACCAATCGCCTGACCGAACCTTCGCCGACCTCTTCAGGATTATAGTAGAAAAGATGGTATCTGACCAGCCTGACTATCTTTTCAATGTCTTTTTTGGGAAATTTCAAACGGTTCAATATTTGATAAGTCATTTTCGCTCCGATTATCTCGTGGCTGTAAAAAGTAGAATCCTGGCCTTTTCCTCTCTTGGATCTCGGCTTGCCGACATCATGAAACAAAGCAGCCATTCTTACGTGCTTGTTGAAATTCTTTTTGGCTGCATAATCCAAAGATTTCAGATAGTGGTCATAGCATTCATATATATGATGCTTGTTCTGGGAAACTTTGTATCCTTCTTCCAGTTCCGGAATAATATACTTTAACAATCCCAATCCCCTTAAAAGATCTATGCCCTCAGCTGCCCTTTCTGACATGACAATTTTTATTAATTCGTCTCTGATTCTTTCTTTGGAAATTTCCTGAAGGAGCAAGGCATTCTTTTTTATGGCTTGAGCTGTTTTTTGCTCAATCTGCCATTTGGCAAAACCGTTTAAAGTGGTGAAAAATCTGACTCCTCTCATCATACGCAAGGCATCTTCTGAAAAGCGCTTTTGCGGATCGCCGACTGCCCTGATTAATCTTGCTTTTAAGTCTTTTTGCCCGTTAAAAGGATCTTCTATATCATATTCCTTGCCTTTTAAGGCTAAAGCAATGGCATTGACTGTAAAATCCCTTCTTGCCAAATCTTCTTTTATGGTTTTAGCGAATTTAACTTCGTCAGGATGCCGTTTGTCGCTGTATTTCGCTTCAGAACGGTAAGTTGTAA encodes:
- the rny gene encoding ribonuclease Y yields the protein MNQFTLLLVGIFVLTLGSVLGYYARQSIAKKQAGTLEAKLQKKVLKAKQESETVLAETEEKAKQLLESAKKETDDRRYEVLKTERLLLKRENILDQKISILERDKKEFQEKVEKLRTIKESLEKLRQEAIENLERISKVSMEEAKKELLQNLEKEYQQEALEKIRKLEKEGWEKYEEKAKEFLTIAIQKCALSQAQEITTTSISLPSEEIKGRIIGKEGRNIRTLEKLTGVEIIVDEAPESVVISGFDPVRRQIAKIALERLIKDGRIQPAKIEEQVQSAEADIGKQIKEAGETAIYDTGVIGLDQKIVQLLGRLKFRTSFGQNALLHSIEVSHLAGTLASEIGADSRVCKKAGLLHDIGKAVDHQIEGSHVDIGIKILEKFGVEKEVVSAMKSHHEDYPYETLESIIVQTADQISGARPGARKDTLENYLKRLGELEKIALNFQGVEKAWALQAGREIRVFVKPEEVDDLKAKTLAKDIAQQIQEELRYPGEIKVTVIRETRVVEHAK
- the clpP gene encoding ATP-dependent Clp endopeptidase proteolytic subunit ClpP produces the protein MNLIPTVIEKTQYGERAYDIYSRLLKDRIIFLVGPVTDHLANSTIAQMLFLASKDPEKDIKLYINTPGGSVTAGMAVYDTMQYVKPDISTVCIGLAASMGATLLAAGEKGKRFALPNSQVLLHQVAGGVSGGAVEIEITAKQIIKIKEKLNNILAKHTGQPLGKIEKDTDRDFYLSAEEAKEYGLIDKVIKPKN
- a CDS encoding sodium-translocating pyrophosphatase, which produces MIFIPIIVSVFSLVFAYFLIKEINKASSGSGKMIEISQAIKEGAMAFLKRQHKTCAVVAVIIFFILLIALGFKIAIGFLIGALASGLAGYLGMVVSTKANVKVAEAAKGGLKSALSLAFKGGSVTGFLVAGLGLLSVSGFYLLTQDLKSLIALGFGASLISVFARLGGGIYTKAADVGADLVGKVEKGIPEDDPRNPAVIADLVGDNVGDCAGMAADLFETYVITIVAAMVLGGLFFPSLPEAIILPLLLGSIATLASIIATFFVRLGKDQSIMPAFYKGLMAAGFLSAIGFLPAIFQFSKSLKIPVANLYLPALIGLLIAAFMFVITEFFTSKKYSPVKSIASASQSGHGPNIIIGLAIGMKSTVLPVIIIAAGILISFALGGTYGLAIAAVAMLSLTGLIIALDAYGPITDNAAGISEMADLPEKNRKTTDALDAVGNTTKAVTKAYAIASAGLAALVLFSVYTQELLDMGRKVQFLLDDPKVLAGLFLGGVVAYYFASLSMTAVGRAAGKVVEEVRRQFKEIKGLMEGKARPDYSRCVDIVTKAALKEMIVPALLPVVFPILVGFILGPEALGGLLIGSIIVGIFLAISMTSGGAAWDNAKKYIEEGNFGGKGSFAHQSAVTGDTVGDPYKDTAGPAINPMIKVLNIVALLIVVFLV
- the nusA gene encoding transcription termination/antitermination protein NusA gives rise to the protein MFDIKNFMSAIAQIAEEKSISPEKVLETIEVAIAAAYKKDYGKKGQIIKAKLDPESGDVQFKQVKIVVDKKMIYSEEELEKMSASSADAPTRRKEEGLISEAEDKKIRFNLEKHIMFEEAKKINSKIKVGEELETDLEEKKDYGRIAAQTAKQVILQKIREAEKESIFTEYKSKEGEIVSGIVQRIEGRNVFMDIGKTLGILPREEQVPGEFYRPGQRLKVFLLKVEETPRGPVILLSRAYPKLISKLFELEAPEVSSGQVQIKSIAREAGFRSKIAVSSETEGIDPIGSMVGQKGTRVMAVINELGGEKIDIIEYSPDSEKYIANSLSPAKVLEVKIMPKSKAIVIVPEDQLSLAIGKDGQNVRLAAKLTGWKIDVKAEGYAGEEKKEEKKEEEPKEKKETKKPKKKETKKVKK
- a CDS encoding HD domain-containing protein → MLIPKEVKTIIEKLKKAGFQAYIVGGCLRDILRKAKPEDWDIATNAKPKEIQKLFSKSFYENKFLTVTVKTNSKAKELKEVEITTYRSEAKYSDKRHPDEVKFAKTIKEDLARRDFTVNAIALALKGKEYDIEDPFNGQKDLKARLIRAVGDPQKRFSEDALRMMRGVRFFTTLNGFAKWQIEQKTAQAIKKNALLLQEISKERIRDELIKIVMSERAAEGIDLLRGLGLLKYIIPELEEGYKVSQNKHHIYECYDHYLKSLDYAAKKNFNKHVRMAALFHDVGKPRSKRGKGQDSTFYSHEIIGAKMTYQILNRLKFPKKDIEKIVRLVRYHLFYYNPEEVGEGSVRRLVREAGPENMEELLQVRMADRIGSGVPKAEPYKLRHLKYIIDKVSQDPISAKMLKANGKDVMKVLDIKSGPKVGQILDILLSYVLADPEKNKKEFLEKEIKKLGELSEKEIISFSSKAKAEREKIETKRDEMTKKKYWVT